A stretch of the Rosa rugosa chromosome 5, drRosRugo1.1, whole genome shotgun sequence genome encodes the following:
- the LOC133710687 gene encoding axial regulator YABBY 4, giving the protein MTTLNRLFDLPEQICYVQCGFCATILLVSVPCSSLSRLVTVRCGHCSCLLSVNMLKASFLPFHHLASLGQDVDQEKDQEICVEEVKYPGLGDLRSPSMAVSNNSENEEYTNTITLNHIVNKPPEKRQRAPSAYNRFIKEEIQRLKAENPSMTHKEAFSTAAKNWAQFPPVQYKIDGPDHGESSSQLIREDQNVTWNSDVTDQVQEDGGVFRERKAPRQSIWARTPIE; this is encoded by the exons ATGACGACGCTGAACCGTCTCTTTGATCTCCCTGAGCAGATTTGCTATGTCCAGTGTGGTTTCTGCGCCACCATATTACTG GTGAGTGTGCCATGCAGCAGTTTGTCAAGATTGGTCACAGTCAGATGTGGTCACTGCAGTTGCCTCCTATCAGTCAACATGTTAAAAGCTTCCTTTCTCCCTTTTCATCACTTAGCTTCACTTGGCCAAGACGTCGAtcag GAAAAAGATCAAGAAATCTGTGTGGAAGAAGTGAAGTATCCCGGGTTGGGCGATTTGCGCAGCCCATCCATGGCGGTTTCTAATAATTCTGAAAATGAAGAGTACACAAACACAATCACACTGAATCACATTGTTAACAAAC CTCCAGAGAAGAGACAACGAGCTCCATCCGCTTATAACCGTTTTATCAA AGAAGAGATCCAGAGGCTTAAAGCTGAAAATCCAAGCATGACTCACAAGGAAGCCTTCAGTACAGCTGCAAAGAAT TGGGCACAGTTCCCTCCAGTTCAGTACAAAATAGATGGTCCAGATCATGGAGAGAGCTCTAGCCAACTGATTAGAGAGGATCAAAATGTTACATGGAACTCTGATGTCACTGATCAG GTTCAGGAAGATGGCGGAGTTTTTCGTGAGAGAAAAGCCCCAAGGCAGTCCATATGGGCAAGGACACCAATCGAGTGA
- the LOC133707785 gene encoding uncharacterized protein LOC133707785: protein MHQHNHLLGRPCLHCHPHSYIRMVQHLIEKCLLFHMSRDQCIKALAQHANITPLITLTVWRELQKENRHFFQAYFHSISPTRPLMRSHIQNAPRFSGRKYWK, encoded by the exons ATGCATCAGCATAACCATCTCCTGGGGCGTCCATGCTTGCATTGCCACCCCCACAGCTACATTAGGATG gTTCAACATCTTATTGAGAAATGCTTACTCTTTCACATGAGTCGTGACCAATgcataaaggcattagcacagcATGCAAATATTACCCCACTCATCACACTTACAG TGTGGAGAGAGCTACAGAAAGAGAATAGGCACTTCTTTCAAGCATATTTCCACTCTATTTCTCCCACCAGGCCTTTAATGA GAAGCCATATTCAAAATGCGCCAAGATTTTCAGGAAGGAAATACTGGAAGTGA
- the LOC133710686 gene encoding uncharacterized protein LOC133710686: MSFLTGSSSHSWHPIMTTDTTVLRYWWNWRFLISAIFILSSMVLAAVLIWKYEGCKKSRRGRRENQRETIGSLYEDEAWRTSFKVIHPTWLLAYRVVVFVLLLSLIVTNFVLDGAGILYFYTQWTFCLVTIYFGLGSSLSIYGCYKYRNRVGEDAADRVRHEEQGSTYVAPTLGKNADTSNSSKSFTDEECPSHQGAGLIVYIFQVIYQMCGGAVVLTDVVFWLILYPFLTSKDYKLDFMMASMHSFNLVFLLGETTLNSLRFPLFRISYFVLWTGVFVIFQWIIHACKNMWWPYPFLDLSSSYAPLWYLGVGVMHIPCYGIFALIIWMKQCGSQDHSRSLFRVRGDTLCSLNHKTSYCATNPAQSLDIKEPLVISFFGLDIGEK; the protein is encoded by the exons ATGAGTTTCTTAACAGGATCATCGAGCCATTCGTGGCATCCAATCATGACTACGGATACTACTGTTCTAAGATATTGGTGGAACTGGAGGTTCTTGATCAGTGCAATATTTATATTGTCTAGTATGGTTCTAGCCGCAGTTCTTATATGGAAATATGAAGGCTGCAAAAAATCCAGAAGGGGAAGAAGAGAAAATCAGCGCGAAACAATAGGATCTCTATATGAGGATGAAGCCTGGAGGACATCTTTCAAAGTAATTCATCCCACTTGGCTTCTTGCTTACAGAGTTGTTGTTTTCGTTTTGCTTCTGTCCTTGATAGTTACCAATTTTGTTCTTGATGGAGCTGGCATACTTTACTTCTATACTCA GTGGACATTTTGTTTGGTCACAATCTATTTTGGG CTTGGATCTTCACTCTCCATTTATGGATGCTACAAATACCGCAATAGAGTTGGTGAGGATGCAGCTGATCGTGTGAGACATGAAGAACAAGGTAGTACTTATGTTGCTCCAACACTTGGCAAAAATGCAGATACATCCAACTCATCTAAAAGTTTCACTGACGAAGAATGTCCCTCCCACCAAGGCGCTGGTCTAATTGTTTATATCTTTCAAGTCATTTATCAG ATGTGTGGGGGCGCTGTGGTGCTCACTGATGTGGTATTTTGGCTCATTCTGTATCCATTTCTAACAAGCAAAGATTACAAACTGGACTTT ATGATGGCCAGTATGCACTCATTCAATCTTGTTTTCCTCCTTGGTGAGACAACTTTGAATAGCTTG CGGTTTCCATTGTTTCGAATCTCATATTTTGTGCTATGGACTGGAGTATTCGTGATTTTCCAATGGATAATCCACGCTTGTAAAAACATGTG GTGGCCTTATCCATTTCTCGACTTGTCATCCTCATATGCACCCTTATG GTATCTTGGGGTTGGAGTGATGCATATCCCATGCTATGGAATCTTCGCTTTAATTATTTGGATGAAGCAGTGTGGTTCTCAAGATCATTCCCGGAGTCTTTTCAGGGTGAGAGGTGACACGCTGTGTTCATTGAATCACAAGACTTCATACTGTGCCACCAACCCGGCACAATCATTAGATATAAAAGAACCATTAGTGATATCATTTTTTGGCCTAGACATAGGAGAAAAATAA